The segment CTGAATCTGCTGCAGGAGAGCTACAATCTAATACAACGTTGGCCCCCAAGCTGTTCCCCCTGGTTCCTTGAACCCAGCTTATGTGCCCTCTGTGGCCTTAAGGGATCGAGGCTGGAAGGTGGGGTCAGGAAAACAGCTGCATGCTGGCATAGTCCTAAAACATGGCCAAACAAGGCATCTGTTAAGTCTCAGCAACAAATAGCTGTGGGGCATAGTCTGGAGAAGATTCTGGCAGCCCAGGGCCAGCCAAGCATCATAAAACACATCTCATTTAAATACTCCAGCGCCCATGCCAACAGCCCTTAGTATAGAAAGAAGAATGAACTGTAAGTGAACTACTGTGGTCAGGAGTAACAGGCCTCTGTTAGATGTGCATGAGATGCTTACGCTGCCCAGGTGGAAGAAAGTATGGATTTCACGTAGCTTTGTTACATGTCTGAATGCTGGACCAGGTATAAAAGCATTAGCTATGATCCAACATATAAACTACATTTCCAAGCTGAGATAATACAGTGCCACACCACAGATTGTCTTTTCATAACCATGGCAACGGGgcagttttgtttaattttgcatATATTTTAAATCCATATGCAGCAACCTCTAGCAGGCCTGCAACAAATATATAAGGATGGCATGTGTGGCCTCCTCCTGTGTGGAGTTCAGTGGCCCTGTGCAGAGATCCCATGGACTTAAGTATGACCTAAGTGAAGCATGGACCTTTTTGCTAGCCCCTCTGCACAGGACTGGATTTCATCCTAGGAAAAGAAATTCAAAGCCTGATGTATCCTGCTCTGAGGCCTCATGCAATGAGGTGATGGAAGTAGCTGGAGAGATTTATACAGTTATGAATAAGGCTGCGTGTCTGTCACGGAAATCATGGACTTTTGCAGCAGCCAGCGTGGCTGGCTTAGGGGCTGCCCAAATACTCAGGCAGcctctgggccagcagcagcagtttaggtgtgggagagggctcagggctggggtgcagggcagtggttACTTGGGGGGGCAGGATGGCTCCCCGAAAGTGGCTGGCATGACTCCACAACTCCTGACCTAGGTGAGGGGTCTGgggtctctgcatgctgtcccTGCTTGCAGGCACCACCCCGGCAGTGTCCATTGGCTGTGATTCCCAGCCAACAGAAGCTGCGGAACCGGAGCTCAGTAGGGGCAGTGTACAGAGTCCCCCTGGCCTTGCCTCCCCCGAGGAGCTGCAGAGGGacacagagctgggtagggagcctgctagCCCCACCAAGCCCCTCCCTGCTCAGTGTCAGCCAGGGTCCTGAGCCACGTGCCACCACCCAGTCCCCCCTGCACCAGCAGAGGTCCCAGGCCACTCCCCACAGCACCTGCAGTGCCCCCAgactgcctcctccccccacagcaccaAGGGCCctggcccaagttttagttacaGGTAAATAGTACAAATCATGGCTaggtcacgggctgtgaatttttgtttactgcccgtgacctgtccatgacttttacttaaaatacccatgactaaaatgtagccttagttaTGAAGCCTCCAGGCTGCTGTGAGGGAAAATTCACAGTGGGGGAGACTGGCATGTTTCATGTACAGTGGAACTGGAAGGGTTAACTATTGACTTCACACATGCATTATCCAGCTGGGCTCAGACCAAAGGGGCCTGTTTCCTTTTGTTTACCacccttctcttcttccttcagGCGCCGGGATGTGCTGACTCTCACGCCTTGGCTGGCCCCCATTGTTTGGGAAGGAACTTTCAACTCCGAACTCCTGGACAGTGCCTACAAGCCATTGAACCTCACCATAGGGGTGACAGCCTTTGCCATTGGCAAGTAAGTGTTGCCCAGTGGTTCCAGTTCGTGAGGCAAAAGGCTCACCTCCTCCCAGCCAGCATTGGTCCTGCCATAGATTGGTGCCCTGTGACTGTGGAGCAGTGAGACCAAGAGGATGGCGAAGGTGGAATTAAAGTTGCTCTTCAGGGAAGAAAGAGCAGTCTAACACGGGCTAGAGATCTGGGATCAGGAACAACCTTTTATGCATGCTCAAGTTTCCCCTTCATAAAAGTAAGGGCATTGTAGCCTGTTGGTAGCAGTGGCACTGGCTAGAGCCTGGACTGGTGGACTTGGCTAGAAATGGGCATCATCAtcgtaatacctagctcttatatcaCACTTGTCAGCAGTAGGTCACAAATGACTTTATgccattagccccattttacagatgggtagaCTGAGACCTAGAGTggggaaatgacttgctcaaggtcacccagcaggctagtgacAGCCGGGAGTAGAAAGCAGGTTTCCAGAGTCCTCATCCAGTGTTCTAGCccctagaccatgctgcctcctgATAGAACTGTACTGTCCTGAACCTACTTGAGCTATTGCTGTCTATCAGGCCTCCTGTGTTAACACTGGTGCTAGTCCAGTGCCACACCTCCTCTGGAAAGAGACTAAGGCCAGGTCCATGCTACCGGCACAGCTATGTCAGGCCTGGCCTATACTTAAAAGTTAGGTTGGCATGAATCACACCTGAGCgccatagctatgccaacctaactcATGGTGTAGATCTCTCTAGGTCTTACATCACCCTAGCTACTGCTGCTTGGGGAGCTGGATGACCTACACCCCTTCCATCACTATAGGATGCATCTACACTATGGCACCACAGCGGCACAGGTATGGAGGTGCCGTCATGCCACTAAAGTGCCCAAAGTGCAGCTTTGTGATCTCTTACACTGTCCTGGCAGAATCCCTGATGAAGATGCATCTCTATGGGCAAAACTGCATTTACACTAGTATAGTTTGTTTCACTcatgggttgtgtgtgtgtgttacgaTACCAGTACAAAGCACAGCTTTGCCAGCATAGCTGCGTCCACACTGGAAGCGCTTTGCCAATGTAGCATATGGGTATTCCTATACTTGGTGAAGCCTTCTagagtagacaaggccttacaagAAGGCTGGTTTTATTACAGGGATAGGTATCCACTAGTGTGTAAGCTAAGACCACCAACCTCCCTTCGCTGGTATAATCTAACTcagacttagggtgaccagatgtcctgatttttatctaaacagtcctgatatttggggccttTTCTTATGTAGGGTCCCCttaccccgtcccgatttttcacgcttgctgtctggtcatcctagacgggttgggggtaataggaccctatataagaaaaagaccccaaaattgtgactccctataaaatcaggacatctgatcaccctaaccccatcccgatttttcacacttgctgtctgatcaccctgcTCAGACTTGATCATCTCCAGAGGCTGGTGTGCAATAACCTGCCTTGCCAGCCATCAACCCCCCACAATTTTAGAGACTCCCAGAAACATCAGATGCAATGTCATGCAGACGTTAAATTAAATGTGGTTTTGGTGCTGAGTGTAAATCAAATGACTCCCCAGTGACTTCCCCCATCTGCCAAACTGGACCCACATGGGTGATCATTAGATAATCTGAGAAGAGACCCCTTCTGTGATGGAAAGACCTGCtgcatgctctgagccaggagcaCGTGTCACCTCTGCCCCATATGATCACTGACACCCCCACAGATCAGATTGATTATGTGCACAGTGCAATGGAGGTGCAATTGCAGTATGTGTAGACACACCCGAGCTAGCTTTAGTCAGGCTAGCTTGGGTGCTAATAGCAGTGAAACTGTGGAACACAGGCTGCAGTTGACATCTTGGCTGGCCAGTGCTTGTTGCAGCTTCGCTGCCATTgggacctgagctagctagattaaagcttgcttgtgtatgtctacacatgcgGCAGTCACACATCtgactgtagtatagacataccataAATGGCCACACAAGCCGTGAGGCCACAGAGCAGCATAGTCAGTAATTTTGGAGGTCCATCCCAGGTTCTCTGTGAGAATAGCGAGAGCTGGGACATGTGGGATTTCTAGTTTACTTCAGATAGTTGACTGGCCAAGGCATGTTCTTTCTTGTCTCTCTGCCCTCAGCTAAAGTAGTGCTATTCCAACCCATTGTGCTTGTAATGTGCCCATCGCTATAGCAGTATCTAGGCAAAACTCTTCCTACCACATCATAGTGTATTAAAGACTCCCAGTAACCTGGGTCACGGCCTTTCTCCCCCATGGCGCTATGCATCAATGCCTTTGTGTCTGCACAGGTACACCATGTTTGTGGGCCGCTTCGTGGAATCAGCGGAGAAGCTCTTCATGAAGGGTTATTGGGTGAACTACTACATCTTCACCAACAACCCCCAGGCGATCCCCAGAGTCCAGCTGCAGCCCGGCCGGAGCCTCAGCATCGTCCCCATCAAAAAATACTCTCACTGGCAGGAGATTTCCATGCGCAGGATGGAGGCGATAAACAGGCACATTGCAGAGGTGAGCCACCGGGAGGTGAACTACCTTTTCTGCCTGGACATCGACATGGTGTTTCACAACGCATGGGGGGTGGAGACTCTGGGTGAGATGGTAGCGGCCATACACCCTGGGTACTACAACGTCCCTCGCAGTCAGTTCCCTTATGAGAGGAGGAGCTCTTCCACTGCCTTCATCCCTGACAGCCAAGGGGACTTCTACTATGCAGGGGCCGTCTTCGGCGGGCTGGTCAAGCAGGTGTATGAGTTCACCAGGGCCTGCCACATGACCATCCTGGCAGACAAAGCCAACGGGATCATGGCGGCCTGGCAGGAGGAGAGCCACCTCAACAGGCATTTCTTTTCCCACAAGCCCTCAAAGCTCCTCTCCCCGGAGTACGTGTGGGATGACACCAAGCCCAAGCCGCCTGAAATGCACCTGATACGCTTCTCCACAGTGAATAAGGACTACAAGGAGATACGGGACTGAGGTGTCTAGCGCTCTCTTTTTTTACCATGGAATCAGGCCCTTGATCTGCTGCCAGTGAAGGATGTATCCCAGTCAGTGTTTCGGCTCCCCTCTGTGAATGGACTGTGGAGCTGGCACTGGGAATGACAGGTGGTTCAGCTTAGAGATGGTGTAAGGTACTTGTTGAGAATGGTGTGATGATGCCACAGTGATGGTGACTCCTTGATCTACTTGAAAGGATCTGCTTGATTCCTCTTCCCTGTAAATCTGGGGGCTGCCATTGCCTGGATGGTGGCCTTTTGCCAAGTGATACCAAAGCTTAGAGTCCCCTGTGTGctggtttaaaagaaaaacaccCAAATTGTAGTTTGGTCTGAGACTGGACAATAAAACGACCATCAACCCTGTCAAACCTCAGCCCTGAATGGAAAGGTGCAGTTAACTTTCATGATGTTTTTCATGCTCCAGAAGTGTCTAATACCCTAAGCAAGGCTCAACTCGTAATTAGcctggggaactcattgccacaaggcaTTGTTGAGACCAAGaatttagcaggattcaaaaaaagatTAATGTGCAATCTGGATAAGGAGAATATTCACAattatggtttaaaaaaagaataaacaaGGAGGGAATATAAACCCTCATAGTGCAGGGCATAAACCAACCTCCAATGATTGGGGTCCTGAAGAAGCTTTCCCTGGGAGCAGGTTTTTCTTTAGCTGCCTCCCACAGGGTttattgcaccttcctctgaggcacctggttccagccactgtcagagacaggatactcaACTGGACAGAAAAATGATCTTATCCTCTCTGGCATTTCCTGTGTTCCTCATATCCAGCCCAGTTTTGCAGACCCAAGAGATCTGAACAGATCAGATACAGCTCAGGCCAGCATCTGAATGTCTGCATGCATATCTCAACCGAAGCTGACTTCTGAACCTTCTCTATGGTTCACATGTCTCTGTGGATCATTCAGTCTTCTCTGATAAAGGAAAATTTGGCATTGAGGTGTCCAGGCGGCTCCCACTATTCAGTCCGTTCCAGTGTTCCCAAGCATTGTGAAATAAATTGGCTAGAAGCTGCCAGCTTGCTGGAAGTAGACAGTAACACCTAATGTGTTGTAGCAAATTGGTTAATTCTGCTTTGTCTTGTTAATGAAATATTGTAGTGAAATGTCAAGTTCTACTGTGgggctccctcctccagctgaatAACCTTCATGTGACAGTCAGAGGAGGGGGAGTGGAGGTGGGCCGAGGTTACTATTTGTTTGACATGAGAACACGGAGAAGCCAATCTTGTTATTATGCAGCCTCAGAACCCGACTCTTCCTCTGGAACCAGAAGAGAAATACAAATGCAGGAAAGCAAGAGTCACCTGCAATGGTGGCTGCCTAACTAAGGCTCAAATGCCACCCACCCTGCTGAAGCACTTGTGCCATAAGCATCTTTCTAATAGCTCCTGAGGCATGCGACCAAAGAAAAACGCATGTCTTTGCCACGTTTATGTAATGTGAGAAGCGAGAGAGACCACGGGGAAGAGCAGAGAATGCTggagcacagctctgctcctgcacTGGAAagcaaggaggggagggggcagaggtgacAGGGCTAAGCTGTCTGTTTCCAAGGAAACAATTCAAAAAAGACTCATTtggcaggagagggagagaaaatagGGAAGAGGCAGCTGGCAACTCTTGCCTCAGATAATTGCTAAATGGCAGCAAATCAAGCGGTTCCATTTCCAAATGCGAGTGGTTTACGAGGCTATTCCAGTCTCATGTTTGCAGGCTCCCATTGTCACTCAGGTGTGTCAGGGTGGGCATTTACATGCTGCAGTGCATGTTAGAAAGCCCCTTGGCATGCCCATAAAACGTATAACAATGGAAAACACCACCCCCTGCCAATCATCACTAGCTGGACACATTGGGCTCCCCTGTGATGCTTTCTTCATTAGTGCTTGGATGCTGAAGTGAGCGACAGCTTAGAGATATATTTGGATCCCCTATTAAAGTGCCCACCTTGGAGATTTGTGCTTCTTATCCCTTCCTTGGAACCCAGCTCTGCATGGACCAGGAAGCCAAGGGAAAAGCCCCATCCTATTTTAACCCTTAGTCctacactccttcccaccccccaagagCTATGgctattgtttattatttatactgtAGTCGTGCTTGGAGATCCCAACCaagttcaggcccccagggtgcTGTACACATATGGATTAATGGGTTATCAGACCAGAATGGACTATTGGCCTcaactagtctgatctcctgcatacaCCAGGtcattgaatttcacccagtgtggCCTGTGTCAAGCCCGTaacttgtggttgagctagagaGTATCTCATAGACACGGATCCAGTTTTGGCTTGAAGacttagtgatggagaatccacctctgCCCTAGGTCAGGTGTTTcattggttaattaccctcactgttaaaaatgtgtgtcttttatttcccatttgaatttgtccagcttcagcctCCAGCCATGGGATCTCGTTCTGCCTTTGTCTGTTACATTAAAATGCCCTTtgctatcagaaatcttcttCCCTCCAAGGTTTCCAGactgtgaccatgtcacctctcCATCCCCACCACACGCAGTGAGAAGCAGTCCCTGCCTCAGGGCTGTGCAGAGGGGATACTACCTGCTTTCATGACAGCTGCTTATGGGGCCTCAGTTAAAGGCGTCTGTATCCAACTGTTTGAGAGAAGTTGCAGTTTGCAGGTAAAGGCGTCTGTTTGCAGGTAAAGGCGTCTGTATCCAACTGTTTGAGAGAAGTTGCAGTTTGCTTCCCAACCTAGTGCTGCTGCCAATCTAGTGCTTCCCAGCCCTCCTCCAGCCAAATCAAAGGCCCGCAGTCACCCCCATGATTGGCATAGCATAGGGTCTAAAGTGTACCATGACATAGGCCGCATCATCCCTGGCAGGCCCACATGTCACAGCATCTCCCTAGGGCTGCCCTCCTGTCATTCAGCCTGCTCCGTGAATAGCCTCAGCGGGGCTGCAATTTGTaactctgcctggtgggtctctTTGCAtccaggcagcagggctgtgtGACAGGCAAGACGCACGCTCTGCCTGGAGGGCGGCTGGATTAGCTCATGCTGGCTGAGCTCCTCCTTTAACGGACAGGAACCAGTCCTCTGCCATCACCTCTTCTTGCTTCGCCCCTGCGGAGCCAAGAACACTTCCTTCCCCCAACACTAGCATCAGCTTTCACTCCAGCGGGAGGAGAGCTGGAATCTGTCTATGGTAGCCAGCCACAGGGCACTACCCCCTGCCTCTGTCTGATCCAGGTGGCCTCCATAATTAGACAACAGCCTGATTCTCCTACAGCTCAGGGTGGCATTAACACCAGGGCAAATTGGGTCTACGATGCCATCATTCCAATCGAGTGGCACTCTGCCCTGCTGTAAATGACAGCCTGAGAGCCATCACCTCCCATGTACAGATACTTTAGTTAACCTTTTCCAGCCTTATTTACAGGTTCACCTAGATTGTTTCAAGCAGAGCGCGTTTAAGGCTATCTGAACGCAACACCCTGGCAGCTTTTGAACCAGAAAACTtcgctttttctctctcttcattgAACTGATTTAACAAGAGTTAAATGAATGCCagtaacccttttttttttaaggattttaTTCTGAGGCTTTGTAGCAACATTTTGCCATGAACAAATATTACCATCAACTCATAGGTCCGAACTCTTTCAAACCTATTTTCTCCGCTGTGCAGCTGTGGCCCTGTTACTATAATAAGAGTCTTGCTCTGTAGTGACATCTAGTGCCACTGGGTGTAAATGAGAACAATCTTTATCCAGAATTCTCCTCTTCTGTTGAGTTTCTATTCTGTTCACAGAGCCATGGATGTCTATGTTCTGTGGAAGGCAAAGGAGACTACAAGAGACAGTGGGGCATGGTGGACTAAACGTGGAATCCAGTCTCAGCTCTGCAACTGACGTGCCTGgggccttgggcacatcactgcacctttctgcctcagcttccccacctgtaaaatggggataatccttCCCTATCTCACTGGGTGTTGGGAAgatgaattaatgtttgtaaagtgctttgaatacATAATCATCATATAAATGCTAAGGCTTATATTATAAACCAGTGCCGTTTTCCATTTCTACATAGCACCAGCTGCCAAGAGTGAGTAGCAGAGGTCTTAGTGTGTTTCAGCTGAAGAACTGCTAGTGCTGAGTGTGGTATAGATGGAGCTGGGAGATCCAGTCATATCTATAGTCAGCAGTGTGAGTTCTGGGTATGAATGGAGCCAAGCCCTAGTGTAAGGCATAAAGCCACAACTCTAGCCTGGAGGGGAGAGTACTATCAGCAGTGTCGAGTGTTATCGTAACAATACAGGAGCTTTGTATGTACAAACATGAACCCATTGATCCTCGCAGCACCTCAGTGAGCTCAGTATTATCATCCCCCTGGTACATATGGAGGACTGAAGCTATGAAGTTAAGGGACTTGCACAGAGGGAGTCAGGGGCAACGCTGGATTTAAAAGGCTGGGGTTCCTGCTCACACCGTGAGACCATGCCTGGCAATAGACAGTCTTTAATGCCTGCTGAAAATGATCACTCAGACTTGCTAACAGGTCAGAGGACACCACAAACTCTCCTCTGGCCTTTTCTTTGAGTGATCTAACAATACTGACTCTAGACATACACGCACACTGGTTTGACTGAGGCCTAGCTCAACAGGAACCCAGAGCCTTTCTCAAAGCTATGTCGTGGTCctgtgtagggttgccaggtgtctggttttcagccGGACTGGCCGGT is part of the Gopherus flavomarginatus isolate rGopFla2 chromosome 17, rGopFla2.mat.asm, whole genome shotgun sequence genome and harbors:
- the GBGT1 gene encoding globoside alpha-1,3-N-acetylgalactosaminyltransferase 1 isoform X1, encoding MTCWKVVKSVLILYLILIPIFVWMIVWNGPVHYLPYYLPCPEIFSMKLQYAEEKPVQLFPELSYPQPRSLDQKRRDVLTLTPWLAPIVWEGTFNSELLDSAYKPLNLTIGVTAFAIGKYTMFVGRFVESAEKLFMKGYWVNYYIFTNNPQAIPRVQLQPGRSLSIVPIKKYSHWQEISMRRMEAINRHIAEVSHREVNYLFCLDIDMVFHNAWGVETLGEMVAAIHPGYYNVPRSQFPYERRSSSTAFIPDSQGDFYYAGAVFGGLVKQVYEFTRACHMTILADKANGIMAAWQEESHLNRHFFSHKPSKLLSPEYVWDDTKPKPPEMHLIRFSTVNKDYKEIRD
- the GBGT1 gene encoding globoside alpha-1,3-N-acetylgalactosaminyltransferase 1 isoform X2 → MLKVSQDDRRRDVLTLTPWLAPIVWEGTFNSELLDSAYKPLNLTIGVTAFAIGKYTMFVGRFVESAEKLFMKGYWVNYYIFTNNPQAIPRVQLQPGRSLSIVPIKKYSHWQEISMRRMEAINRHIAEVSHREVNYLFCLDIDMVFHNAWGVETLGEMVAAIHPGYYNVPRSQFPYERRSSSTAFIPDSQGDFYYAGAVFGGLVKQVYEFTRACHMTILADKANGIMAAWQEESHLNRHFFSHKPSKLLSPEYVWDDTKPKPPEMHLIRFSTVNKDYKEIRD
- the GBGT1 gene encoding globoside alpha-1,3-N-acetylgalactosaminyltransferase 1 isoform X3, giving the protein MFVGRFVESAEKLFMKGYWVNYYIFTNNPQAIPRVQLQPGRSLSIVPIKKYSHWQEISMRRMEAINRHIAEVSHREVNYLFCLDIDMVFHNAWGVETLGEMVAAIHPGYYNVPRSQFPYERRSSSTAFIPDSQGDFYYAGAVFGGLVKQVYEFTRACHMTILADKANGIMAAWQEESHLNRHFFSHKPSKLLSPEYVWDDTKPKPPEMHLIRFSTVNKDYKEIRD